AGTATAATCAACATATGCTGGTTCACTTACTACCGTTTTAATAATTATATCATTGGGTAAATCGTTGCGGAGAGCGTCCAGTTGCCGGGTAAGCTGCTTGCCCACAGCTACCTCGTTGATATGACTTTTTAAAGTGACACCAAGCATGATAGCATTTCCCTGCGTACCGATAGCCATTTTTTGCTTTCCGTATCCTTTGCTAACCGATGCCACAGCCGAAAGAGGAATATTTTTACCCTGGCTGATTGGAATGGAGATATTTTTAATCGATTCTATCGTGTGCAACCTCCCGGTTACACTGAAAGGTAGGCTGTATGCTTGTTGTGTTAATGTGCCTCCTGCCAACGCCTGATGGTTGCTTGTAATGCCCTGTATGACCGTTTCTATGTCAAGCTGGTACATCTTTAATTGCTGCGGGTTCACCGTAATCCCAATTTCCTCCGGCTGTTCACCCATCTGGCGAACGCCCGCAACGCCATCCTGCTCTAACAACAGATGGCGTACAGAATCAGTAAACATCTTTATTTCCCGTGGTGAACGGGTTGGAGAAGATACTACCAATATTATCTGTGTAATTTCGGCCCAATCTGTTTGAATGGTGGCGCCGCTTACTGGCAATTGATTGAGGCCGTGCTGTAACTTGCTCCAAAACTCTGTCGGGTTGTCAACATCGGCTGTTAATTCGGCTTTTATATAGGAAACTCCCGGCGCAGATACGGACTGCGTTTTTTCCCGGTTGATTTGCTTAAACGTAAATAGGTAATCTTCAATCCGGTTGGTTACTTCCTTTTCTACTTCCTGTTCCGTACCTGGGGGATAGGTAGTAACAATGCTCCCTTGCAATACCCGGATATTCGGGTCTGCCTGCCGGTCCATCACAAAAAACTGGTAGATACCATACGCTACGACAAGCGAAAAAATGCTGATGACGATGCCGCGTTGACGTATTGCCCACAATGGAATGTTATTCTGTATGCGCATACTCAATATGGGTTAAGTATAGGAATGATAGGCTTGTTGTCCAGGTTATCCGCACCGGCTACCACAACGCTGTCACCTGCGGCGAGGCCCTGAATAATAAGGGCGTCTTTTTGGCCGCTGCCACCTTTTACCTCAATAAACGTTTTCTTGCAGGTGTTTTTACGAATAGCAAAAACAAACGGGCGTCCACTGTCGTCTATTCGCACGGCGGCTTGGGATACAGTAAGTCCCGACGTAAATTGTCCGGGAAAACTAACCGAAACGGCGGTAGCGGGTGGCAATGCAGTTTGCGGTATATCCATATGGATCTTTATGCGGAATTGTTTATCGATAGGGTCCGGAACGGGGTTAATGAAGGCGATCTTTCCCGCTAGTCGGGTACTGTCACCAGCCGCGATAATTTCGCACACCATGCCTTCCTTTAGTTGCCGCCGCAACCCGCTGGGCACCATGCAAACTATTTTTGGAGCAGCTTTTTTCAGGAACATAAAGGCCCTTGCACCTGGTTGTACAAGCGAGCCTATATCTACATAACGGGCAATGATAATACCGTCTGCAGGCGCCAACAAATTACATTGTTCCTGTTGCACCGTTGCCAATTTTTCAGATGCAAGTGCCGATTCCAGTTGGTGGAAGTCTTCCAGGTATTTTGCACGGGCGATGCTGCCCGTACTATCTAACTGCCGGGAGGCTGCAAAACGGTCTTTCGTTGCATCCGTTGCTTTCACAGCAATTGCCTTGGTGGCCGCAGACACGGATTGTTCCAATTCCGCCAGGCGTTGTCCACGTTTCACCAAAGCACCTTCATCTACATACAAATGTTGAATTCTACCTGGTACCGTAAATCCAAGCTCGGTGGTAAAAGGTGATTCTACTTCACCGGGTAAGGTTATTGTAGCGGCTGCGCTTTGCTGCCTAACTACGGCAACACTAACGCGGTCACCGGTAACTTTGGCAGCCTGTTCTGTTGTGGCCTTGCAGGCAGGCAAAAGAAATGCAGACAGAGCATAGCAGGAACAGATAATTAGATGAAAGCGTTTAAACATGCTTTTGGAATTTACAACATGGGTTATTGGGATCGTGGGGCCAACTATTAACGCCCCGGTATTAAGTACAATGGGGTAGAACTATTTGGGTATAAGCTGATATTTAATTCTTACAAATTATCCAACAAAATAGCAATGCTGTTAAAATAGCAGCAATCAGTATAATGATTAATAAAAATTTACGGTCCTTGCGTCTATTCTTTACTGTAGAAATTACTTCCTGCCAGCCATCAGCGCGGGACTTAGGGGTGAAGTATCCCTTTGACATGTTGCGTTGCATCCGTTCCAACTGTTCCGCCCACAAGGCAGCAACCTCCGTATCCGAAGAAATCAATTCATCTACTATGGCTTCGTCTTTTTCACTGATAACACCCGCTGCCTTTTGCATAAGCAGATCCAGTACTACTTCTCTAGTAAGTTTCATTGGAGGGTACCTGCGTTTTGATACAGCTAATCGCTTTTTGGATATATTGTTTTACGGAATGCACATTCATATGAAGCGTAGCGGCGATCTGTTTGTAC
The genomic region above belongs to Chitinophaga sp. 180180018-3 and contains:
- a CDS encoding efflux RND transporter periplasmic adaptor subunit, whose translation is MFKRFHLIICSCYALSAFLLPACKATTEQAAKVTGDRVSVAVVRQQSAAATITLPGEVESPFTTELGFTVPGRIQHLYVDEGALVKRGQRLAELEQSVSAATKAIAVKATDATKDRFAASRQLDSTGSIARAKYLEDFHQLESALASEKLATVQQEQCNLLAPADGIIIARYVDIGSLVQPGARAFMFLKKAAPKIVCMVPSGLRRQLKEGMVCEIIAAGDSTRLAGKIAFINPVPDPIDKQFRIKIHMDIPQTALPPATAVSVSFPGQFTSGLTVSQAAVRIDDSGRPFVFAIRKNTCKKTFIEVKGGSGQKDALIIQGLAAGDSVVVAGADNLDNKPIIPILNPY